The proteins below come from a single Triticum aestivum cultivar Chinese Spring chromosome 5D, IWGSC CS RefSeq v2.1, whole genome shotgun sequence genomic window:
- the LOC123119586 gene encoding F-box/FBD/LRR-repeat protein At5g53840-like, which produces MRRREPPPPLPPAGGPMTRRRKLAESEPPAEDTISNLPDAVLGEIISLLPTKDGARTQILASRWRHLWRSAPLNLDCRGLNHGDELAGALSRIISSHQGPCRRLCIHADLLDAPSTTVDSLLRSDALGNLQELEFSCFEQPPPVSIFRFSPTLRVVTIGCSNLPDSTVQGIHFPLLKQLGLEFVCISECSLHSLIASCPALESLLIHRSFGFPCIQINSLSLKSVGLDSYAVWENNPVALQLQELIISNAPCLERLLLLHQETGLHISVIVAPKLETIGFLSDGYYECSQDHLYRLAFGSTVILGLHVDNLEMVVRTVKILAIQMKALCLDTVIDLLTCFPCLEKLYIKARTSESSNFWRRKHRNLINCLDIRLKAIVLNSYRGIKSQVNFVTFFVLNARMLESMTLQVETSNYNEEFMVEQHRKLQLQDRVSRGAQFHFTTDICVRTNWDIKHVRDLDVVDPFVRRC; this is translated from the exons ATGCGGCGGCGCGAGCCTCCTCCGCCACTGCCGCCGGCCGGCGGCCCTATGACCCGAAGAAGAAAGTTGGCGGAATCTGAACCGCCGGCAGAAGACACCATCAGCAACCTCCCCGACGCCGTCCTCGGCGAGATCATCTCGCTCCTCCCCaccaaggacggcgcccgcacccaGATCCTCGCATCCCGCTGGCGCCACCTCTGGCGTTCCGCCCCTCTCAACCTCGACTGCCGCGGCCTCAATCACGGGGATGAACTCGCTGGTGCCTTATCACGCATCATTTCTTCCCACCAAGGCCCCTGCCGCCGCCTCTGCATCCACGCTGACCTCCTTGACGCCCCATCCACTACCGTGGACTCCTTGCTCCGGTCCGACGCTCTGGGCAACCTCCAGGAGCTTGAGTTCTCATGCTTCGAGCAGCCGCCGCCGGTGTCAATCTTCCGATTCTCGCCCACCCTCCGTGTTGTCACCATCGGATGTTCCAACCTCCCCGACAGCACCGTCCAAGGGATTCACTTTCCCCTGCTTAAGCAGCTCGGGCTTGAATTTGTCTGCATCTCCGAGTGCTCGCTGCATAGCCTGATTGCCAGCTGCCCCGCCCTGGAGTCCCTTCTGATTCACCGCAGTTTTGGCTTCCCCTGCATCCAAATCAACTCGCTTTCCCTTAAAAGCGTTGGTCTTGATAGTTATGCTGTTTGGGAAAATAACCCAGTCGCGTTACAGTTACAGGAACTCATCATCAGCAACGCTCCTTGTCTTGAAAGGTTACTGCTTCTTCATCAGGAAACTGGTCTGCACATATCAGTAATTGtggcacctaaactggagaccatAGGCTTCCTTTCTGATGGGTATTACGAGTGCAGTCAGGATCACCTCTACAGACTTGCGTTTGGATCCACAGTTATTCTG GGATTACATGTAGATAATCTGGAGATGGTTGTGCGCACGGTCAAGATTTTAGCTATCCAGATGAAAGCTCTTTGTTTGGATACGGTTATTGACTTGCTGACATGCTTTCCATGCTTGGAGAAGCTGTACATTAAG GCACGTACATCAGAGTCAAGCAACTTTTGGCGTCGTAAACACCGGAATCTGATCAATTGTCTTGACATCCGTCTGAAGGCGATAGTTCTGAATTCATATCGGGGCATCAAGTCTCAAGTTAACTTTGTTACGTTCTTTGTATTGAACGCGAGAATGCTAGAGTCAATGACACTTCAGGTTGAAACCAGTAATTACAATGAGGAGTTCATGGTAGAACAACATAGGAAACTTCAGCTGCAGGACAGAGTTTCAAGAGGTGCTCAGTTTCATTTTACAACTGATATATGTGTCCGCACTAACTGGGACATCAAGCATGTCCGTGATTTGGATGTAGTTGATCCATTTGTACGTCGGTGTTGA